Sequence from the Megalops cyprinoides isolate fMegCyp1 chromosome 4, fMegCyp1.pri, whole genome shotgun sequence genome:
CCCACCTGTGCTAAAAGCCAGAATGAGCATTAATCCCATTTCATATGCTACACACTGCAGATGGATCTGGCTAAACCCTAGTCATGCTTATGAAAGGTAATAAACAGGATTAGTAGGTGTTGTGTTTTTCAATGCTGGATGTTCACTGCACCTTGAAGAAAAGGCCATTTCCCTCTCTGGATGACATCTGAGCCCCGATCAATTATTCACAGCCGGTGCTTTCTGTGTCTCTAACTTACACTAAATAAATGATACAGCTgaggaaaacacacaacacCTTCAGATATCCCCTTCAGTGTGACACCACGGAGAGAGAGGCCACAGCACTGGCCACATAAACGAACATAACACTGCGTTCAGCCCTGCTGTACTCTTGTTATCTGCActttgcctttatttttaaagggaACATTCTGGCCATTAATCACTAAAAGCATCTCACTGGTGCAGAAGTCACCCTCTCCTGTAACCCTGACTCTGCCAGCTGCCAGCCCCTGCTTAATAAGCAGGTGGTCCTTTatctgtttatttgcttttcctGCACAAAGCAGCATGATGAATCAGAAGACAGAAGATGAAGAGATCTCTTGGATCCACGAATATCCTTCATATCTAAGCCTTTAAGGACCATGAGAAGGGTCCATGAGACATGCATTCTTGTGGCTCTACTTGCGTACATGTAGTAGTGGACAGAACCTCCAGTTAAGATCGAACCAGCCCTATGTTTTGTGCACACCTGACCCCTGATCCCCTTGGAGATGAACTTCTGTAAGTCTGTAAAGGAAGGGAAGGCAGGTACTGAGCTGCTTGCCATGTGCTGCACATGTATGTCTGCCTGTACTGGCTACCCATTCCAGGGGCATTTAACTGTTACGGGAATCCAGCGCCAAAAATAAGTAATAACAACATGACCAACTCTCTGAAACCTCTGGTCATACTTGGGGCCACATGAGAGGAAAATACTATGTGGATATGATGAAGGAGCATGGCACTCTGGGTAAATTTTGTGTGGAGATGTTCTGGGAGTGTGGCATTATGGGTAAATCTTGTGTGGAGATAAAAGGCAGTACTGTGGATAATTTTAGAGCAGACATGTTGTGAAAGTATGGGTAAAAAGCtgaaacagatttatttttcgAGTGAGGTTTCGGACAGGCATGATGATACGATGAATCGTGCGAACCATTCTGAAATTCTATGTGGAAACCGCAATCGTGACAGCTCGCCGTCAGGCTGCAGATTGCACAGTAATAACCATCACATCCACATCAAAATATTCCACAGGCATTTCTCCACATTTCTGTCACCGGAATATTCCGCTCTGTGAGATGCGGGATGTGGTGTACTTTGAGCACTGACAGCCTGCTAGCCCACGACGAGCTGTCACTCAGCACACTGCTGGCTCCCTGAAAACAGAATCAAgatctgtgttcctgtgttaaGACAACAGCCCCTACACAGCGGCACGAGCCAGGACTCCCAGAGTGCCCgtattaaatcaaaacattccTGTGGAATTAATCAGAGACAAACAGAGGCAATTAATTATTGTGTTGCAGtgaggacagaggggggagatgAGATTGACACTGTCGACTAACTCTGGAAGCAGGAGCGAGGGCTGAATACAGTAGTAACTGTTCCCCTGATATGAACCCCAGCTGTATTGGAAATTGTCTTTTAATTACGGCTCCTCCGCGTGCCTGAGAATCTTCATCCTACTCGTTtcacacaaaaagaacacaCTGCTTCGGGTCCTGTCCTTCCCATTTGGCATTTAAagaagtacatttttttgtttgtttaaatgcaaCCTCTTTAGTCAGAAGGATCAACTGAGAATAATCATATAGAATATTCAACAGTGACGACCTGGGGAAAACTGGGTAGGGAATGCAGGTGCGTCACAAGGCCAGTGCGCTGTGGAGGGGTGGGTGATTAGGTGGCTAGACTTATAGAGACATTGAGAATTTAACTAGGACAGAAAGAATTATGGTCCTACTGTTAAGGTAAGCCTAAGAGGATCTGTAATGAACACCACGAGGAAGGACTCCATTTTAAATCGTCTCTCTGCATAGTGCCTGTATCGCTGCTTTGAACCATTGGTTTTACTTGGTCAAACGGGAAGCCTGCCCCCTCTACTGGCCACAAACGCTTCCATCACTAACCTGGTTGTCACACAGTATCTCCCAACCAAGCACTAACTATGCCCAAAAAATCAAATTTCTTCACGTTTGTGCAATGGGATTTTTCTAATGAGGTTTGAGGCCAGGTGCACCACTGCTATCACTTTAGTTATTCAGCATTCAGCTGGCTTTGTCAAAGGAAACACGTTGTACCCTTGTTGGATGATTCTGTAAATTATTCCCCCTGTCACCACTTGGGGGAGTAGAAGTTACGGATTCGATTCTGTGCTtgtcagtttgtctgtctgcGGACAGGGTGACTGTGGATGAAATTATGGACAGATCTGGATGAAACCTGGTTAGAGGAGGCTGGGTAAAGGAACAGGGAAGAAATGATTCCATTTCAGGGTCGCCATGACAACCCCTAAGAATGTTGGAGCTACTGTATGTACTCAGCTCCACTTAATCTTGTTACCATTTCAGTGTTGTGACTGCATGTTGTACATAGACCATAGTGTCCTTGGATGTTGTTCGTGTGGGAATGACCTGGCCTGACCTTTAGAAAGAGAATCATAGGGTGTTCTGATGAGgttaaaaaaactaaaattagaTTACCAAAATGCATCATCAGAGTACAACAAACATACCCAGGACAGAAACATCTTCCCtacattcacattcagattagttttttaaaattcatacatttatttatgaaaaaccTATGTATGTAGTAATCTTTTTATCATATGTATGCTTATATGAATGTATATTATCGATATACCTAAAGTTTCAAAAACGCATAAGAAAAccaatgcacccccccccccccccccgtcccccccccccccgcagtgtCATTGTGTAggcgtgcatgtgcatgataTCACAAGATCAAGGTGTGTATCAACACTCTATGTCAGTGTATGGATGtgtatgatgtcacaatgccaTTATGTGCACAACCCCATAGTGCCaatgtatgaatgtgaatgatATCACATTGACAGTGTCTGGATTTGTATGAACCTATGTGgattgtgagtgtgagtgcatggATGCTGACTCACTCCTGTGCTTCCACTGAGTGGTATTTTCTGACAGGGAGCCTCACCCCTTCTCTCACGATGCACTGGGGCTGCTTATCTGATGTGCAGCATCAGTAGCATTggacattattaaattattgtcatttatattattacattacatttagagGCAATGTCAACAGTGAAGTGTTCTCATGCGTCCCCCAAACCACAAATTTGATTGGCAGATGGGTGGAAACATTAGAAGGACAATTAGCACCTTCTTATTTAGCGAAAAGTCCACATCAATCCACTTGCCACCACAGCAAAATATAGAGCACATGGTGTACAGTGACTGAATACTCCATACTTTATTATTGCATATTGCTTTGTGTATTACAAACGTAATAGTTTTGTATTGCCCTCTATTTTGTGAACACCCAGATGAATCTTGCCTTTGTAAATGGTCAGAGCTGAAAGCCACACAGTCGGATTCGCGCACAGCATAAGGAGGACCGTGGGCTGACACACCCTATTCTCGGCCTCCTGACATAACAGCTACACAGCCCAACTCTTATCACAAGGTGTCCTTTCAGGTTTAAGGCCCGCATCTTCCTGTTTTCCCCAGTCAAATGTAATCTTTTCTGCTATCCATAAACACAGGTTTCAGTCCTGACCGCATTAAAAGGTGCAATCTGGCACACTCTAGGCAGTTTTCCATTTCTGCACACACATGTCAAACCAGAGTGCCACACACAGCTTATGGGGAGCTTTCGATGTTTACACTAGGAGATGCTTGAACACACGAAAggcaatgaaaaggaaatgaaagacaaatattacatttaaaatctcTGTAGAAAAGTAAACACACGGTATGACAGCATCCTACCCCTATGCATCACACCTGAttgtcacattttcagaattcTCTGAGCTCTGGAAACTGCATGTATGATAAGGTCAAAGTAATACATGCATCAGCGTCAAAAGAAACCAAGGAACGCATCTGCAATTTACATACAagttacatttaacattacatccAGCAGATACTCCTATCCAGTGCAAAGTGCATGAAAACAGGACACCACTGTGGGTTTTATGGTGTGCAGTTAGTGTTGGGTATATGACTATTTagggtgtgtttgtttttaattgtggcCACAGATAATTATAACTGACAGCAAAACTCACAAGACTTTGGATGGCTCTGTGCATGGTATCTCAACTTTTATTCAGATTAGAATTTGTAAATACTATTTCATGCTGTCGCAATTAAGACTAATGGTGTTCtcacagaaaatgcacaacACCGAATGATTTTAAAGTAGGGAAATAAGATATATTCAAGAGCTATGGCCTTATCCCTGTCATTGTATATTACTTTGGATGTAGATACTCTGCAAGGTTATGCTGCACACATCATGGATTTTCATTATCCTTTCAACTTAATATATATGATTATTGTCACAACAATTATGGATACATGCttcatatatagatatacaagATATCTAGAAGATATATAATTAAGCCTTATTTGTTATGCACAGAAATGCAGTAATGGTATACAAACatataacaaaacattaaacatacagtatattgaataataatattcatattattattacttatcAATaagcatatttatttcatatttctattAGGGCCCATCTTATCTCAGTGAGGTCATGCATCTTCTCCATGGTAGCCGATGATGCACATTTAGCAACTTTTTACTGTattctctttcccctcttcaCCTGTCCCCATCACaccaattcttcttttttttctctttttcctcctctctccacctctaccactccctcctttctctctccctgccttctccttttccttctctctccttctttcttctccccttcttcctcttctaTATCTCaaactctctccttctctcttcttaaatctctccctccttctctctatccctctctctctctcctccctttctccttctgtctccctctctttcagtgCAGGGGGGAAAGCTCCATTTGCACACTTTGTTTATGTACGGTGTCCTCAGAATACAGATGAGGCCTTCAGGCCCTGGATAAGCCAGCCACGCTCCATTACGTGAAGAACCCTCATCTTCTTCTACATGCAGGGCAAAGCTTTCCCGGCACCGACATGCACCCCTCGGGCCAAGCGCAAGTGTGTCACCACGCTCAAAGGACGGCAGGAagaacagagagcagagagtgacACACAGCACCCAGAAAATCCCCCTCATCTCTCCGCTCACACAAACATTAGCATTTGGGTTTAGATCAGGTGCAGGACACTTTTCTCGCCTCACATACAGTGTAACGACCATGTGCAAATATCCTTAACCACAGagacccccttccccccaatCTGGATTGAGAGAATCAGGTAATCTCTCTGCATTGAAATTTAGACAGCAAATTAATCTCATGAGGTGGTGGTAGGGTGGGCAGATCCATCTAATTTAATGCCACCCACTTCTGAGGCAAGCTGAGCTTTCTGTAGCTACATGCCCAGCATAGCGAGAAGCAGAGTGTGCATGCACAAACCCAAACATAGCTTGAGGCTCTCTGTGAAATGGCTTGAGTAAATTTAGTTTCAAAAGACACAACACTATACTAAATAAAACATCATATTTTTCCTAAGCCTACCAGCAGTTATAAATGTAGCCTTATGTAAAGAAATTCAAAGCAACatgctggtgattttttttcttaatataaaAACCTTAGCAGTAATTACTAAGAGTTGTGAAATATCTGTCATGAAAATACTGTTAAATGGTTGATGATGTGCACATTATTTTTAGCTCCTGGAGACATGGCCACCTCTGGTATACACCATATCAATTTACAAGAGCACACCCTTCTCACAGGTAACCCCTAGTGTCATACAATGACTATGACACACATGACAGAAACAAGCATACTCACATCTCCCCCTAGTGGTGGCTGCAGGTCGCACTCCCCAGTGGGACTGAGGTCTTGCCTCATCACCCAGATGGGCTCAGTGGGCTCGTCAGGTGTGTAGGGAGAGCGGACCGTCCGGGTCTTCACCTCCTCGATGGCCTCCTTTATGTCCTTGATGGCCAGGGAGATGGCGTCCCGcttctccctgctgtgtctcACCATCGCAGACTCCTCGGGAGGGCTAACTGTGGGCggtctctcctccttctccggctcctcctccctctccagctcctccccctcgGGAGGCTTGCCTTCCTCGGCCTCGCACTGGGAGTTGAGTTCCGTCTCCAGCCACTCCTCCTCGCCAGCTGCCGCCCGGTCCAGGCTGTGGGAGCTCAGGCTCTCCTTGACCTCCGCCACAATCTGGTCGATGTCCTCCTCCTGGTCGCAGCTGTCCATGCGGGGGTAGGGGGCGAACTCAGCCTCCTTCTCGGGGCTGTCCGACTCCCCGTCGGAGCGCTCGTCGTAGTGGTGCAGACGGGACCCCACCGCCTCCTGCTGCCGGTAGCTGTCCTGCTCGAAGAGGCGGAACCCTGCCCTGTTTCGCTGGGaggcctccctctccccttctccctcccctgtcccctccccctccggCGCGGGGCCATCGCCAATCTCCTCGTATACGTGCTCCTGCATCCCATAGTCGGCGTACGGTTCGGCGTAAGGCTCGTCCTCGGGGTCTGCACCCTCCACCCTTTCGCCCCGCCCGCCGGACCCCCGGTACAGCTGCTGGGTGTAGACGTAGCTGGAGTAGGTTGGGTTCAGAGCCTCTGCGTCCTGGGTGAGGGGCCTGTCCACGTTCGGCAAGGGTTCCTGAGGGAGCGGGGGTGGCTGGGGCGGGTACTGGCCCTGGGGCTGGGCGTGGGGGCGTGGCTGCACCACCCCGCCATGCTGCTCGGCCTCGGCGCTCTCCGTGTACTCCTCTGCCTCTGGGCGGAAGGGCACGCCGTACGCGCTCTCGTCCTCCGGGTCGGCCTCCAGGGCCATCACGGCGTCGCCCTCCGCCCGGTCCGTGTGGTTGTGGAAGCCGCTCTCCGTGCTGGCGGAGCGGGCCAGGGCGGAGTCGCCGCCCTCGTCCTCCTCTGGGTCCTCCTGCTCCcgcggagggggcggggcctggggcggctgctctgccctctctgcctccctctgctgcagctgtctctGCCTTTGCCTCTGCTGCTGCGCCCGCTGACGCGCCTCAGCGTCGCCCTGCCGGCGGTAGCGGGTCACGGCTGGGCGCGGCAAGGGCTGCTGgacgtgctgctgctgctctgcttcCACGTCCTCCATCGGTCTCCGCTGGCCACGGGCGCGGCTTCCCCCGCCGCCGCCCGAGGCGTCATACCTACGGTAACGCGCATTGGCGGGTTGCTGACTGTGGTGATGGTGGTTCTCTGTGCCGTGGCTGTTCTGTGGGCGGGGTCGTCCCGGCCGGGCACCGCCCTCCACACCCACCCCCGTACCATTGTCCTGCCTGCGCCGCTGAGGGGGCAGGGCCTGCTGCCGTAGCTCCTCCCCCATCTCGGGCCGCTCCAGGTCCGCCTCCACTGCCTCGTTCACCTCCGCCCTGCTGCTGACAGGCTCCTCccccagctccgcctcctccaggTGATTCATGGCTGGCTCGGGTTAAGGGCGGTCTAAAGGAAGCACATCGCCTGCCTCTGTCTCGGGGTCATGCGGCACAAGGCACGGGCtacagggacagacagaacacaggcaCAAGAGATCACTGCATCTGAGATTACACCATAAAGCTCTGCATCTGTAAGAAGACACAGCAGACCCCTGCCTCTGTGATATTATACCCCAGAGCACTGCAGATCAGTTATCTGACCAATGCAGCAGTGAAACTGGCCCAAGGCCACTGTGACATGAGACTACTGCGGCTATGATATTGGGCCACTGTACGTGTGAAATTAAACAACTTTCCTGCTCCCTTCAAACAATATGACAAGGCAGGTCTAACCCAGCTTCATAAAAATGAGCCACATCAACTCTGTTTTGCAGACCATCCttgtttttgtaaacaaaaagGACATTATAAACAattttgtgtgtaatttcatGTGTTCAAGATAACAAAGACTATCAGTGTCTATATCAGTTTATCACTGTCTATATCATATTAACATTGATTTGTCCCTAAATGTTCTTAACAGTATTAAGGGCCAGCTATTATGACTGTTTCAATAACTGCTCAATCATCCACATGTATACAGTAAAATCGATTAGTTAATTTATCAGTTTGCAGTTATCCAGGGAGTCTTACACAGCTTCAATATTCAAACATTATTCTGTTCAACTGCTGTATATTTTCCTGAAGAAATTCACCttaaacagccccccccccaccccaaaaggGTGCTAGAAAAATAATCCAAACTAGGAAAAGAGACTGCAACCTCCATCTTAAGAGCCCCACTTCTTACTCTTCATTCCACactcaaaaatgatttattacCATCTTGATGAAATCAAATTCCTAAAAAAGACCAGCTCTATTGGTTGACTTGAAGGTGACTGTGAAGTAATTACTGTAttaggagacagagaaaagataCTGAAATTTCTGTCATAAAGACactttttgtattgttgtttttccagttaAACCTATTAAACTTAACTCGCCCAAGGAGGGAAACAGGCTTACCACGGCTAGTCAGAAGCATTTGCCATGTGCTGACGGAAAGCACCACTACTACACTGAAAAAGGCTGGCTGCAGTTAATAAGATTATATTAATCATAAACCGCATTAGCCTGCTCTGCTGGATCATGCCAACTCAAACTGGATAACTTCAGCTAATCCTGACCTTTGTGAAGCGGCACGCTAGATGTCTGAGGCTACTTGCTGGCCGTTAAAGGGGTGCCAGACCCTCTCGTGTTCTTAAAGATGACCGGAAACCAAACTGCACCGCTGCAACAGTTACTGGGCCGACTGGTTCACTTCCACGTGACTCCTCATCTCCACAGTTGGCTGATGTGTTCTGAGTAAAGCTCACCTATTTGCACAGTAGTGAGTCATAGGGGGTTCACCTCTGCTGACAGGAAGTGAATGATACCACACCTCTACCCTTTAAGGGACGCCTGAGGTTGTCGAATACACCAGCAACACAAAATCCAGGGAAAATGACTGGTTGGACGCACCGGCCATTCACGTGTGGATGGGACGACTCTGAGGAGCCAGCAGCATCTCACTTTCACAGCACAGGGAACTAATGCGAGTCTTTTATCACTCTTCAGAATAATTagcaaacagaaaaatccaGTGACCCAGAAAAACAACCTTCAACAAGGGGAAAAATggagggaacacacacacactcaagcactgATGTCCAGCTCAAGGCCACACTGATGCTACCCACAAATGTAATCAAGGCAAATAATGACTGCTATGTTGCTTCGTGCTCAAGAAGTAAACAAACTGTCATGATTGGTGACCCAAGCGCTGTCATCCCTTTAAAGAGGCCAGTAGTAGCCCGCAAGGGATGACCCACTCCAACCAACCAGAGGGGAGCCGACAGACACTGGGAAGAGCCATATGCTAAttactttttctttcacacCTACACCTGTCTTctctacagcagcagaaaataATATAACCCAGAGGGTGGGGCACTCCTAACACTCAGTGCCTCCAAAAAATCTCTGGTGTGTCACATGTGATCACACAAAACCTGCAAGAGTTTTTGAATTGGAGTGGCAGCCGAAACTAGGCCTGTAAGTGAGGAGGAGTCATTTGTATGTATCTTAGAGACTTAAAATAAGCGACAGCAGGAACCACAATGGACATTAATCCAACATCATGCACACGGGCCTCGCTTTCATTCACAATATAATATGGAAATCAAATTGACCTGAGGGCAAAAATCCTCTCATTAGACCCAAAGAAagaactaaacaaaaaaaaaaaatccacacattGTGTATGAAAGCCTGATTGCTGGGGAGATGGATTCTCTACTGACAGGCTGAGTCACTATGCTCTGGCTGTCTCTCAGACAGAGGAGGAacgtcagacacacacacacacacacacacacacacagacacacacacagacacgcacacacacagacacgcacatgcacacacacacagacacgcacaaacacacacacgcacagacacacacacacacacacgcacacacacacagacacgcacacacacacagacacacacaggcacacacacagacacgcacatgcgcacacacacagacacacacacacaagcacgcatgcacgagcacacacatatgcatgcacagacaaacatgcacacactcacatgggcacacactcatacaaaccTACATTTGCACCTACGCAAACACTCAGACATGTGTAGACACACAAACCAGGACTCTCCACAGTACAGGTAGCTAAATCTAGTTCTAGTTTCAGGATGAAAATGCACCTTATACTGTAACACATACTTGTTTAGATCTATAATTATGTGTGATTCAAACACTTATATTCTAACAAAGACCTCAATGAAGTGTTCAGAGTAACCTGGTCACTCTGAATTGGCTACACCAATCCATGCACTAAGGAGCACTAACATCCACTACAGCATTCTCGC
This genomic interval carries:
- the apba1a gene encoding amyloid-beta A4 precursor protein-binding family A member 1 isoform X2, encoding MNHLEEAELGEEPVSSRAEVNEAVEADLERPEMGEELRQQALPPQRRRQDNGTGVGVEGGARPGRPRPQNSHGTENHHHHSQQPANARYRRYDASGGGGGSRARGQRRPMEDVEAEQQQHVQQPLPRPAVTRYRRQGDAEARQRAQQQRQRQRQLQQREAERAEQPPQAPPPPREQEDPEEDEGGDSALARSASTESGFHNHTDRAEGDAVMALEADPEDESAYGVPFRPEAEEYTESAEAEQHGGVVQPRPHAQPQGQYPPQPPPLPQEPLPNVDRPLTQDAEALNPTYSSYVYTQQLYRGSGGRGERVEGADPEDEPYAEPYADYGMQEHVYEEIGDGPAPEGEGTGEGEGEREASQRNRAGFRLFEQDSYRQQEAVGSRLHHYDERSDGESDSPEKEAEFAPYPRMDSCDQEEDIDQIVAEVKESLSSHSLDRAAAGEEEWLETELNSQCEAEEGKPPEGEELEREEEPEKEERPPTVSPPEESAMVRHSREKRDAISLAIKDIKEAIEEVKTRTVRSPYTPDEPTEPIWVMRQDLSPTGECDLQPPLGGDSPGSGSTSPQGAESSSRHSHLQERSDSFESPSPASKESRRSLASFPTYVEVPGPCDPEDLIDGIIFAANYLGSTQLLSDKTPSKNVRMMQAQEAVSRIKAPEGEAQPMTEVDLFISTQRIKVLNADSQETMMDHPLRTISYIADIGNIVVLMARRRMARSNSQENVEASDPAQDEKRQYKMICHVFESEDAQLIAQSIGQAFSVAYQEFLRANGINPEDLSQKEYSDLLNTQDMYNDDLIHFSKSENCKDVYIEKQKGEILGVVIVESGWGSILPTVIIANMMHAGPAEKSGRLNIGDQIMSINGTSLVGLPLSTCQSIIKGLKTQSRIKLNIVRCPPVTTVLIRRPDLRYQLGFSVQNGIICSLMRGGIAERGGVRVGHRIIEINGQSVVATPHEKIVHILSNAVGEIHMKTMPAAMYRLLTAQEQPVYI
- the apba1a gene encoding amyloid-beta A4 precursor protein-binding family A member 1 isoform X1, whose amino-acid sequence is MNHLEEAELGEEPVSSRAEVNEAVEADLERPEMGEELRQQALPPQRRRQDNGTGVGVEGGARPGRPRPQNSHGTENHHHHSQQPANARYRRYDASGGGGGSRARGQRRPMEDVEAEQQQHVQQPLPRPAVTRYRRQGDAEARQRAQQQRQRQRQLQQREAERAEQPPQAPPPPREQEDPEEDEGGDSALARSASTESGFHNHTDRAEGDAVMALEADPEDESAYGVPFRPEAEEYTESAEAEQHGGVVQPRPHAQPQGQYPPQPPPLPQEPLPNVDRPLTQDAEALNPTYSSYVYTQQLYRGSGGRGERVEGADPEDEPYAEPYADYGMQEHVYEEIGDGPAPEGEGTGEGEGEREASQRNRAGFRLFEQDSYRQQEAVGSRLHHYDERSDGESDSPEKEAEFAPYPRMDSCDQEEDIDQIVAEVKESLSSHSLDRAAAGEEEWLETELNSQCEAEEGKPPEGEELEREEEPEKEERPPTVSPPEESAMVRHSREKRDAISLAIKDIKEAIEEVKTRTVRSPYTPDEPTEPIWVMRQDLSPTGECDLQPPLGGDSPGSGSTSPQGAESSSRHSHLQERSDSFESPSPASKESRRSLASFPTYVEVPGPCDPEDLIDGIIFAANYLGSTQLLSDKTPSKNVRMMQAQEAVSRIKTAQKLAKNRKKAPEGEAQPMTEVDLFISTQRIKVLNADSQETMMDHPLRTISYIADIGNIVVLMARRRMARSNSQENVEASDPAQDEKRQYKMICHVFESEDAQLIAQSIGQAFSVAYQEFLRANGINPEDLSQKEYSDLLNTQDMYNDDLIHFSKSENCKDVYIEKQKGEILGVVIVESGWGSILPTVIIANMMHAGPAEKSGRLNIGDQIMSINGTSLVGLPLSTCQSIIKGLKTQSRIKLNIVRCPPVTTVLIRRPDLRYQLGFSVQNGIICSLMRGGIAERGGVRVGHRIIEINGQSVVATPHEKIVHILSNAVGEIHMKTMPAAMYRLLTAQEQPVYI